CTTCAGAAGGACCTACTTGATATACTCCTGTTCCCAAAAAGATTAAGATAATAACAATTAAAACTATCCATACGGTTATTTTCTTCCACATTTAACCACCTCCAAAATAATAAGGGGGATTCCCCCCTTATTCTTAAAATTCCACAAATTTATCTTTAGGAGCACCACATACAGGACACTTTTCAGGTGCTTCATCTTCTACTGTATATCCACAGATTGGACATATATAAATCTTTTCTGCAGGATAATCTTCTCCTTTTTCAACTAATTCTTTGGCTTTCTTGTACATCTCTGCGTGTATTTTTTCCGCTTCAAGTGCATAATTTGTGCTTCTTACCGCTTCCTTTTCCTCTTGAAATTCCGCTGCATTTTTGTATACGGGATACATCTCCTCGATTTCAAAAGTCTCTCCATCAATACAGCTTTGTACATTTTCTTTCATATCATCGGAGAGTTTTTTCAATACCTTAAAGTGATTTTTGGCATGAACATACTCAGCATATGCAATAGCTTTAAAAAGTTTCGAAAGCTTTATTAACCCCTTCTTTTCCGCCTCTTCTGAAAAAATCAAGTATTTCATATGTGCCATGGATTCACCCGCAAAAGCAGCTTCTAAAAATTGTTTTGTCATATCTCTCATTATTTCACCTCCCGCAATTCATTATATCATTTTTTCTCAATTAAATTCAAATCACCAAGTTTTAAGAACAGTTTATCAAGATTTTTTAAAAATGCTAATCTGTTCATACGTATATCATCCTGTTTAGTCATTACAAAGACGTTATCAAAATAATTGTCTATATATGTTCTAAATTCTATTAAATAAGAAAGCGCCGCTTTGAAATCTAATTTTTCCAATGATTCTAAAACTTTTGGCTTTACTTCGATATATTTGTTAAATAAATCTTTTTCCGCTTTATCGAGAAACTTTGTACTATCAAAATCGAATGAATTGTGTTTTTTGGATATATTGTGAACTCTCTCAAACCCCGTAAGAAGTGTTTTAAATTCTTCTTTATCCACAATGTTCATTAACGCATCAGCAATTAATCTTCCCCTAAGCGGTCTTTTCCAGAATTTTTTTACAGCTCTTGCAATATCATACCTTGCGGATGTGTTAAATAATTCGTATCTTGTTTCAAAAAATTCAAATAATTCTTTCGGGATTTCTTTTTCAAATAACGAAGAAGAAAATTTTATAAGTTCTTCTAAATCTATATCCCAAGAAAAATGTACAGCAATATCAAATATCGTATCCACCTTTTTTCTCAATCCAAAAGGATCCTTTGATCCA
This DNA window, taken from Thermosipho affectus, encodes the following:
- a CDS encoding rubrerythrin family protein, which produces MRDMTKQFLEAAFAGESMAHMKYLIFSEEAEKKGLIKLSKLFKAIAYAEYVHAKNHFKVLKKLSDDMKENVQSCIDGETFEIEEMYPVYKNAAEFQEEKEAVRSTNYALEAEKIHAEMYKKAKELVEKGEDYPAEKIYICPICGYTVEDEAPEKCPVCGAPKDKFVEF